In Massilia violaceinigra, one DNA window encodes the following:
- a CDS encoding cyanophycinase: protein MLTLARRYLQFLFLILLAAAQVQAAAAPAPGVPPGGPKGSLVIIGGALRGENAAVWKRIVELAGGPGARIAVFGSASASPDVAGKNNVEVLNSYGADAFFVPVAVKLEGVDYRVAANDPVLAAAVRHADGAYFVGGNQARITEALRKKDGSSTRMLDALWAMYRNGGVIAGTSAGAAIMSDTMFYDASSVLSTLKRGVADGMELSPGLGFIGKDVFVDQHLLVRGRFGRMLPAMLAKGYKMGLGIDENTSMIIHGNRDVEVLGYKGALVIDLNGATFTPGDFNVSNAKLSYLDNGDRFNLSSGVFTPSREKLANKLDSAKPYYRGPLFFADILGNTTVVDLMHRLIDSDQTDAIGLTLGSPRDLQPELGFEFRFSRTKDSIGYMSAISDTYSVFNIRLDVLPILIRQPLYQYK from the coding sequence ATGCTGACCCTGGCCCGCCGATACCTGCAATTCCTGTTCCTCATTCTGCTGGCGGCAGCTCAGGTGCAGGCCGCGGCCGCGCCGGCGCCCGGCGTGCCGCCGGGCGGACCGAAAGGCTCGCTCGTGATCATCGGCGGCGCGCTGCGCGGCGAGAACGCGGCGGTCTGGAAACGCATCGTCGAACTGGCGGGCGGTCCGGGTGCGCGCATCGCCGTCTTCGGCTCGGCCTCGGCCAGCCCGGATGTCGCCGGCAAGAACAACGTCGAAGTACTCAATTCCTACGGCGCCGACGCCTTTTTCGTCCCGGTCGCCGTCAAGCTCGAAGGCGTCGACTACCGGGTCGCGGCCAACGACCCGGTGCTGGCCGCTGCGGTGCGCCATGCGGACGGCGCCTATTTCGTCGGCGGCAACCAGGCCCGCATCACCGAAGCGCTGCGCAAGAAGGACGGCAGCAGCACCCGCATGCTCGACGCGCTGTGGGCCATGTACCGCAACGGCGGCGTCATCGCCGGCACCAGCGCGGGCGCGGCGATCATGAGCGACACCATGTTCTACGATGCCAGTTCGGTGCTCTCGACCCTCAAGCGCGGCGTGGCCGACGGCATGGAACTGTCGCCGGGCCTGGGCTTCATCGGCAAGGACGTTTTCGTGGACCAGCACTTGCTGGTGCGCGGCCGCTTCGGGCGCATGCTGCCGGCCATGCTGGCCAAGGGCTACAAGATGGGACTGGGGATCGACGAGAATACCTCGATGATCATTCACGGCAACCGCGATGTCGAGGTCCTCGGCTACAAGGGCGCGCTGGTGATCGATTTGAACGGCGCCACCTTCACGCCGGGCGACTTCAACGTGAGTAACGCCAAGCTGAGTTACCTCGATAACGGCGACCGCTTCAACCTGTCGAGCGGAGTATTCACGCCGTCGCGCGAGAAGCTGGCCAACAAGCTCGATTCGGCCAAACCGTACTATCGCGGCCCGCTGTTCTTTGCCGATATTCTCGGTAACACGACGGTGGTGGACCTGATGCACCGCCTGATCGACAGCGACCAGACCGACGCCATCGGCCTGACCCTCGGCAGCCCGCGCGACCTGCAGCCGGAACTGGGCTTCGAGTTCCGCTTCAGCCGCACCAAGGACAGCATCGGCTACATGTCGGCCATTTCGGATACCTATTCGGTCTTCAACATCCGCCTCGACGTGCTGCCGATCCTGATTCGCCAGCCGCTGTACCAGTACAAGTAA
- a CDS encoding DUF1624 domain-containing protein, producing the protein MSAMTASAAVPSKRIAAIDAMRGLIILIMTLDHARETFFLHRQVSDPMDLASTEPSLFFSRLAAHFCAPMFVFLTGLSAWLYANPPSGPRSPRGFLLKRGLFLIVLELVFVNFAWSGRFPPPVLYLQVIWVIGLSMIALALLHKLPLRWLALLGALIVAGHNALSFPGLEPGSLAHAAWTVLEQRGFLVNEGATRVKISYPLLA; encoded by the coding sequence ATGAGCGCCATGACCGCCAGCGCAGCCGTGCCGTCCAAGCGCATCGCCGCCATCGATGCGATGCGCGGTTTGATCATCCTGATCATGACGCTCGACCACGCGCGCGAAACCTTCTTTTTGCACCGCCAGGTCAGCGACCCGATGGACTTGGCCAGCACCGAGCCGTCGCTGTTTTTCAGCCGCCTGGCGGCGCATTTCTGCGCGCCGATGTTCGTGTTCCTCACCGGCCTGTCGGCCTGGCTGTACGCCAATCCGCCATCCGGGCCGCGCAGCCCGCGCGGCTTCTTGCTCAAGCGCGGCCTGTTCCTGATCGTGCTGGAACTGGTGTTCGTCAATTTTGCGTGGTCGGGCCGCTTTCCGCCGCCGGTGCTGTACTTGCAGGTGATCTGGGTGATCGGCCTGTCGATGATCGCGCTGGCCCTGCTGCACAAGCTGCCGCTGCGCTGGCTGGCACTGCTCGGCGCCTTGATCGTGGCCGGCCACAATGCCTTGTCCTTCCCCGGACTGGAACCGGGCAGCCTGGCGCACGCCGCGTGGACGGTGCTCGAGCAGCGCGGCTTCCTGGTGAACGAGGGCGCCACCCGCGTCAAGATCAGCTATCCGCTGCTGGCGTGA
- a CDS encoding TRAP transporter small permease subunit has translation MSLFIPLSRAIDTLNEKIASAVSWALLAAVIICAGNALIRYVFHTSSNAWLEIQWYLYAAMFMLASAYTLKRDEHVRIDVIVGRFSKRTQVWIDLFGFLLFLLPISLLILWYGIPFARISIESAEMSSNAGGLIVWPAKLMVPVAFALIILQGISEIIKRVAFLAGRIDASSFSKQVTTPQDEIDAIKAANKIT, from the coding sequence ATGTCACTTTTCATTCCGCTGTCGCGCGCGATCGATACTCTGAACGAGAAGATCGCCAGCGCCGTCAGCTGGGCCCTGCTGGCAGCGGTCATCATCTGCGCCGGCAATGCCCTGATCCGCTACGTCTTCCATACCAGTTCCAATGCCTGGCTCGAAATCCAGTGGTACCTGTACGCCGCCATGTTCATGCTCGCATCCGCGTACACGCTCAAGCGCGATGAACATGTGCGCATCGACGTCATCGTCGGCCGCTTCTCGAAACGCACCCAGGTCTGGATCGACCTGTTCGGCTTTTTGCTGTTCCTGCTCCCCATCTCGCTGCTGATCCTCTGGTACGGCATCCCCTTCGCCCGCATCTCGATCGAAAGCGCCGAAATGTCGAGCAATGCCGGCGGCTTGATCGTCTGGCCCGCCAAGCTGATGGTGCCGGTGGCTTTTGCCCTGATCATCCTGCAGGGTATCTCCGAAATCATCAAGCGCGTCGCCTTCCTGGCCGGACGTATCGACGCCAGCTCGTTTTCCAAGCAGGTCACCACGCCGCAGGACGAGATCGACGCGATCAAAGCCGCCAACAAGATCACTTAG
- a CDS encoding YfcC family protein has protein sequence MKLRIPNTFVLLFLILAMIAVATWLVPGGQYETVLVDGKPRIDPGSFHYVQSNPQGFVALMMAPIKGFKEAAQIIGFVLIVGGAFAVLQKTEALDAMIRSVARAHTHSAFVRAMLIPVFVTIFSLGGATFGMSEESIPFVLIFVPLALALGYDSIIGVSIPFLSAQVGFAAAFLNPFNVGVAQNIAGIEMFSGVGYRLIVWFVATAITIAFLMWYAARIKQDPTRSPTYALDIDKRKESSDALNNLTGMTRTHGTVLLLFVGFMAAMVVGVIRYGWYINEIAALFLVMAIVVGVIGRLDSDAFVAAFLHGARDLVGTALVIALARGTMILAQDAKIIDTMLHSLVPLVQSSNPVFAAQKMFIIQTVINFFIHSGTGQAALTMPIMAPLADLVGITRQTAVLAFQLGELTLPMIPTSGVTVGVLALARIPWLTWAKWMVPLQLGYFVMALLLLIPPCLMNWS, from the coding sequence ATGAAACTGCGCATCCCCAATACCTTCGTCCTGCTGTTCCTGATCCTGGCGATGATCGCCGTGGCCACCTGGCTGGTGCCGGGCGGCCAGTACGAGACCGTTCTGGTCGATGGCAAGCCGCGCATCGATCCCGGCTCCTTCCACTACGTGCAGAGTAATCCGCAGGGCTTCGTGGCGCTGATGATGGCGCCGATCAAAGGCTTCAAGGAAGCGGCCCAGATCATCGGCTTCGTACTGATCGTCGGCGGCGCGTTCGCGGTGCTGCAAAAGACCGAGGCGCTCGACGCGATGATCCGCAGCGTGGCGCGCGCGCATACCCATTCCGCCTTTGTGCGGGCGATGCTCATTCCGGTGTTCGTGACCATCTTCTCGCTGGGCGGGGCCACCTTCGGCATGAGCGAGGAGTCGATTCCGTTCGTGCTCATTTTCGTGCCGCTGGCGCTCGCCCTGGGCTACGACTCGATCATCGGCGTATCGATTCCCTTCCTCAGCGCGCAGGTGGGTTTCGCGGCCGCCTTCCTCAATCCCTTCAATGTGGGCGTGGCGCAGAATATCGCCGGGATCGAGATGTTTTCGGGCGTGGGCTACCGTCTGATCGTCTGGTTCGTGGCGACCGCGATCACCATCGCGTTCCTGATGTGGTACGCGGCGCGCATCAAGCAGGACCCGACCCGCAGCCCGACCTACGCGCTCGATATCGACAAGCGCAAGGAAAGCAGCGACGCCCTCAATAACCTCACCGGCATGACGCGCACCCACGGCACGGTGCTGCTGCTGTTCGTCGGCTTCATGGCCGCCATGGTGGTCGGCGTGATTCGCTACGGCTGGTACATCAACGAGATCGCGGCGCTGTTCCTGGTGATGGCGATCGTGGTCGGCGTCATCGGACGGCTCGACAGCGACGCCTTCGTGGCCGCTTTCCTGCACGGCGCGCGCGACCTGGTCGGCACCGCGCTGGTCATCGCCCTGGCGCGCGGCACCATGATCCTGGCGCAGGATGCCAAGATCATCGACACTATGCTGCATTCGCTGGTGCCGCTGGTGCAATCGTCCAATCCGGTGTTCGCGGCGCAGAAGATGTTCATTATCCAGACGGTGATTAACTTCTTTATTCACTCGGGGACGGGACAGGCGGCGCTGACCATGCCGATCATGGCGCCGCTGGCGGACCTGGTGGGCATCACGCGCCAGACCGCGGTGCTGGCGTTCCAGCTCGGGGAACTGACCTTGCCGATGATTCCGACGTCGGGCGTGACGGTGGGGGTGCTGGCACTGGCGCGCATTCCGTGGCTGACCTGGGCCAAGTGGATGGTGCCGCTGCAGCTGGGGTATTTCGTGATGGCGCTGCTGTTGCTGATTCCGCCGTGTTTGATGAACTGGAGTTGA
- a CDS encoding GNAT family N-acetyltransferase, translating into MRPAMSNLQISTDRSQLDVPLIYRFLSEQSTWAIGISRPVVERAIENSLCFGGYVDGRQVAFARVITDFATFGNLVDVFVIPEYRGRGYSKELMKTVLAHPSLKGLRRLMLATGDAHALYAQFGFTPPQRPESLMERYFPNIYVS; encoded by the coding sequence ATGCGCCCAGCCATGTCCAATTTACAGATCAGTACCGACCGCTCGCAGCTCGACGTTCCGTTAATTTATCGCTTCCTGAGCGAGCAGTCGACGTGGGCCATCGGCATTTCGCGACCGGTAGTGGAGCGCGCGATCGAAAACTCCCTGTGTTTCGGGGGGTACGTGGACGGACGCCAGGTGGCGTTTGCGCGGGTGATCACCGATTTTGCGACTTTTGGTAACTTGGTGGATGTGTTTGTGATTCCCGAGTACCGGGGGCGCGGCTACAGCAAGGAGCTGATGAAGACGGTGCTGGCGCATCCCAGTCTGAAGGGCCTGCGCAGGCTGATGCTGGCCACGGGCGATGCGCATGCGCTGTACGCGCAGTTTGGATTCACGCCGCCGCAAAGGCCGGAATCGCTGATGGAGCGGTATTTTCCGAATATCTACGTCAGTTAA
- a CDS encoding succinylglutamate desuccinylase/aspartoacylase family protein — translation MQAKTHRISLEDSSMSSQLASFHFGAPGAGKKVYIQAALHADEVPGMLVSQFLRTELLALEAAGKIRGEIILVPAANPIGLAQAIHGAPFGRFDLSTGTNFNRAYKHVAEDLKTSLEGLLGPDADANVALIRAHARDSVGAWQPKTDADALKKILLGMAIDADIVLDLHCDNEAVLHIYAGTPLAEAVAPLSALMQAHCVLLALEAGEEPFDEACSRLWWDLAAHFGPGFPIPAACLSTTVELRGEMEVSYELAERDARALLQFLAHAGVLAVAPPELPAPLCAPTPLEGVEPIAAPHAGVVVFLKQVGEKVVAGDAIADLVEPVSGRTTTLRCSVDGVFFARTAHRHLLRGMAVGKIAGPVAFRAGKLLSQ, via the coding sequence ATGCAAGCAAAAACCCATCGCATTTCTCTTGAGGACAGCAGCATGTCCTCGCAACTGGCCAGTTTCCATTTCGGTGCGCCTGGCGCCGGAAAGAAGGTGTATATCCAGGCCGCCCTGCACGCCGATGAAGTGCCCGGCATGCTGGTGTCCCAGTTCCTGCGCACGGAACTGCTGGCGCTGGAGGCGGCCGGCAAGATCCGGGGCGAGATCATCCTGGTCCCGGCGGCCAATCCGATCGGGCTGGCCCAGGCCATCCACGGCGCACCTTTCGGCCGCTTCGACCTGTCGACCGGCACCAATTTCAACCGCGCCTACAAGCATGTGGCCGAGGACCTGAAAACCTCGCTCGAAGGCTTGCTCGGGCCCGATGCCGATGCCAACGTGGCCCTGATCCGCGCCCATGCGCGCGATTCGGTCGGCGCCTGGCAGCCGAAAACCGACGCCGACGCGCTCAAGAAGATCCTGCTGGGGATGGCCATCGATGCCGACATCGTGCTCGATCTGCACTGCGATAACGAAGCGGTGCTGCATATATATGCAGGCACGCCGCTGGCCGAGGCGGTGGCCCCGCTGTCGGCGCTGATGCAGGCGCACTGCGTGCTGCTGGCGCTCGAAGCGGGCGAGGAACCGTTCGACGAGGCTTGCAGCCGCCTGTGGTGGGACCTGGCGGCGCACTTCGGACCAGGCTTTCCGATTCCCGCGGCCTGCCTGTCGACCACCGTGGAGCTGCGCGGCGAGATGGAAGTGAGCTACGAACTGGCCGAGCGCGACGCGCGCGCCCTGCTGCAGTTCCTGGCGCATGCGGGCGTACTGGCCGTGGCGCCGCCCGAGCTGCCCGCGCCCCTGTGCGCACCGACGCCGCTCGAAGGGGTGGAGCCGATCGCCGCGCCGCATGCCGGCGTGGTGGTGTTCCTCAAGCAGGTGGGCGAGAAGGTCGTGGCCGGCGACGCCATCGCCGACCTGGTCGAACCGGTAAGCGGTCGCACCACCACCCTGCGCTGCAGCGTCGATGGCGTGTTCTTTGCCCGCACCGCGCACCGCCATCTGCTGCGCGGCATGGCGGTCGGTAAAATCGCAGGACCTGTGGCTTTCCGCGCCGGAAAGCTGCTGAGCCAATGA
- the argH gene encoding argininosuccinate lyase: MTAQLSKKGEAWSARFSEPVSDLVKRYTASVFFDKRLALFDIQGSLAHAEMLAAQNIISAGDRAEIERGMAQIKGEIEAGSFEWLLDLEDVHLNIEKRLTELVGDAGKRLHTGRSRNDQVATDIRLYVRAAIDDIVVLLNGLRLALTDLAEQNADTIMPGFTHMQVAQPITFGHHMLAYVEMFGRDVERMQDARKRVNRLPLGAAALAGTTFPIDRERVARTLGFDDVCHNSLDAVSDRDFAIEFCAAGALIMTHISRMSEELVIWMSPRVGFIDIADRFCTGSSIMPQKKNPDVPELARGKTGRVYGHLTGLLTLMKGQPLAYNKDNQEDKEPLFDTVDTLVDTLRIFADMAGGITVKPDAMRAAALQGYATATDLADYLVKKGLPFRDAHEAVARAVRACDDLKCDLSEMSLDKLREFSDLIGDDVFAVLTLEGSVAARDHVGGTAPRQVRAAIARVRAQLAG, from the coding sequence ATGACCGCACAACTCTCAAAGAAGGGCGAGGCCTGGTCGGCGCGCTTTTCCGAACCTGTCTCCGACCTCGTCAAACGCTATACCGCTTCCGTCTTTTTCGATAAACGCCTGGCCCTGTTCGACATCCAGGGGTCGCTCGCGCACGCCGAAATGCTGGCCGCCCAAAACATCATCAGCGCCGGCGACCGCGCCGAAATCGAGCGCGGCATGGCCCAGATCAAAGGCGAAATCGAAGCCGGCAGCTTCGAATGGCTGCTCGACCTGGAAGACGTCCACCTGAATATCGAAAAGCGCCTGACCGAACTGGTTGGCGACGCCGGCAAGCGCCTGCACACCGGGCGCTCGCGCAACGACCAGGTGGCGACCGACATCCGCCTGTACGTACGCGCCGCCATCGACGACATCGTTGTCCTGCTCAACGGCCTGCGCCTGGCGCTGACGGACCTGGCCGAACAGAATGCCGACACCATCATGCCCGGTTTCACCCACATGCAGGTGGCCCAGCCGATCACCTTCGGCCACCACATGCTGGCCTACGTCGAGATGTTCGGCCGCGATGTCGAGCGCATGCAGGATGCCCGCAAGCGGGTCAACCGCCTGCCGCTGGGCGCCGCCGCGCTGGCCGGCACCACCTTCCCGATCGACCGCGAACGGGTGGCGCGCACGCTCGGCTTCGACGACGTGTGCCACAACTCGCTCGACGCCGTCTCGGACCGCGATTTCGCGATCGAGTTCTGCGCCGCCGGCGCCCTGATCATGACGCATATCTCGCGCATGTCCGAAGAACTGGTGATCTGGATGAGTCCACGGGTCGGCTTCATCGACATCGCCGACCGTTTCTGCACCGGTTCGTCGATCATGCCGCAAAAGAAAAACCCGGACGTGCCGGAACTTGCGCGCGGTAAAACCGGCCGTGTGTACGGCCACCTGACCGGTCTCCTGACCCTGATGAAAGGCCAGCCGCTGGCCTACAACAAGGACAACCAGGAAGATAAGGAGCCGCTGTTCGACACCGTCGACACGCTGGTCGATACCCTGCGCATTTTTGCCGACATGGCCGGCGGGATCACGGTCAAGCCGGACGCGATGCGCGCCGCAGCGCTGCAGGGCTACGCCACCGCGACCGACCTGGCCGACTACCTGGTCAAGAAAGGCCTGCCGTTCCGCGATGCGCACGAAGCCGTGGCGCGCGCCGTGCGCGCCTGCGACGACCTCAAATGCGATTTGTCGGAAATGTCGCTCGATAAGCTGCGCGAGTTTTCCGACCTGATTGGCGACGACGTGTTCGCGGTGCTGACGCTGGAAGGCTCGGTGGCGGCGCGCGACCATGTGGGCGGCACCGCGCCGCGCCAGGTGCGCGCCGCGATTGCCCGCGTGCGCGCCCAGCTGGCCGGGTAG